In Anaerolineales bacterium, the following are encoded in one genomic region:
- a CDS encoding CPBP family intramembrane metalloprotease has protein sequence MLRKWLRLEQLSFDREIVAITVASTLLVMVDYYYELTPVSGIDGVGLYLLIPLAMVVFGFRRPVREYGFTLGDWKAGFAITGAAVMVMAPVLWAVGRADPSMRTYYSWQATRILPLMTFLDLLGWEFLFRGFVLFGYEKKFGVHALWLQAVPFAMAHITKPAVETLSTIFGGFAFGWVAWRTRSFLYPFLIHWFVATFTILVAAGWLG, from the coding sequence ATGCTCCGAAAATGGCTCCGCCTCGAGCAATTATCCTTCGACCGGGAGATCGTCGCCATCACCGTCGCCAGCACGCTTCTGGTGATGGTCGATTACTATTACGAGCTCACGCCGGTATCCGGGATCGACGGGGTCGGCTTGTACCTGTTGATTCCCCTGGCGATGGTCGTTTTCGGCTTCCGCCGGCCGGTGCGGGAGTACGGCTTCACCCTCGGGGACTGGAAGGCGGGCTTCGCCATCACCGGCGCGGCGGTCATGGTCATGGCGCCGGTCCTGTGGGCCGTCGGCCGCGCCGATCCGTCGATGAGGACCTACTATTCCTGGCAGGCCACGCGGATCCTGCCGCTGATGACCTTCCTGGACCTGCTCGGGTGGGAGTTCCTCTTCCGCGGCTTCGTGCTTTTCGGATACGAAAAAAAATTCGGCGTGCATGCGCTCTGGCTGCAGGCGGTGCCCTTCGCCATGGCCCACATCACCAAGCCCGCCGTGGAAACGCTTTCCACCATCTTCGGAGGGTTCGCCTTCGGATGGGTGGCGTGGCGGACCCGCTCCTTTCTGTATCCGTTCCTGATCCATTGGTTCGTGGCCACGTTCACGATCCTCGTGGCGGCGGGATGGTTGGGGTAG
- a CDS encoding class I SAM-dependent RNA methyltransferase, translating to MEIVIEKIIHGGDGMGYAPDGRPVFVPFTAPGETVRVEPGESHKGYLRAKLAEIVDPSAERVAPRCRHFGECGGCQLQHLAYAAQVRAKEAVLREQLQRLGGIADPPLRPALPSPAEWNYRNHVQYAPAAGNRLGFFRRGSHTVLPVEECHLPEPRLLELWKALDWESFPGLRQIGFRASDDGEMIVLEGESGGIPEVCVEAEISAAWLDSHGEPTYLAGGPLRYTVLGRTFTASAGSFFQVNTALIPAMVETVLSLAEPKRGETAFDIYCGTGLFSAFLAERTARLIGIEESPLAAADFEANLDSFDTVELYAAPAEAALEAIRVKPDLAVIDPPRSGLTARAMRALLRSAPARIVMASCDMSTLARDARILAGAGYRPTAVVPIDLFPQTSHLETISRWIKE from the coding sequence ATGGAAATCGTCATCGAAAAAATCATCCATGGGGGCGACGGTATGGGCTACGCGCCCGACGGGCGGCCGGTGTTCGTCCCTTTCACCGCTCCGGGGGAGACGGTCCGCGTGGAGCCGGGCGAATCGCACAAGGGATACCTGCGGGCAAAGCTGGCGGAGATCGTCGACCCGTCCGCGGAACGGGTGGCGCCCCGCTGCCGGCATTTCGGCGAATGCGGCGGATGCCAGTTGCAGCACCTGGCTTACGCCGCCCAGGTGCGGGCCAAGGAAGCGGTCCTGCGCGAACAGCTTCAACGCCTGGGGGGAATCGCCGATCCTCCGCTCCGCCCGGCGCTGCCCTCTCCCGCGGAATGGAATTACCGCAACCACGTCCAATACGCGCCGGCGGCAGGCAACCGCCTCGGCTTTTTCCGCCGCGGATCGCACACCGTGCTGCCGGTGGAGGAATGCCACCTCCCGGAACCGCGGCTCCTCGAACTGTGGAAGGCGCTGGATTGGGAATCCTTCCCCGGACTGCGCCAAATCGGCTTCCGTGCTTCCGACGACGGCGAGATGATCGTCCTCGAGGGGGAATCCGGAGGGATCCCGGAGGTGTGCGTGGAAGCCGAGATCTCGGCCGCGTGGCTCGACTCGCACGGGGAACCGACCTATCTTGCCGGCGGGCCGCTGCGGTATACCGTCCTCGGCCGGACCTTCACGGCTTCGGCCGGGAGTTTTTTCCAGGTCAACACGGCCCTGATCCCGGCGATGGTCGAGACGGTGCTGTCGCTGGCCGAACCGAAGCGCGGCGAGACCGCCTTCGACATCTACTGCGGAACGGGGCTGTTCAGCGCATTTCTCGCCGAACGAACGGCGCGGCTGATCGGGATCGAGGAATCCCCGCTGGCGGCGGCGGATTTCGAGGCCAACCTGGATTCGTTCGACACGGTGGAGCTCTACGCCGCTCCCGCGGAAGCGGCGCTGGAGGCGATCCGCGTAAAGCCGGACCTGGCGGTGATCGATCCGCCGCGCAGCGGGTTGACCGCGCGGGCGATGCGGGCGCTCTTGCGCTCCGCTCCGGCCCGGATCGTCATGGCCTCGTGCGATATGTCGACTCTGGCGCGGGATGCGCGCATCCTGGCCGGCGCGGGATACCGGCCGACCGCGGTCGTCCCGATCGACCTCTTCCCGCAGACCAGCCATTTGGAAACGATCAGCCGCTGGATCAAGGAGTGA